One window of Candidatus Mycobacterium wuenschmannii genomic DNA carries:
- a CDS encoding acyl-CoA carboxylase subunit beta gives MTTLAPEAIDESLDPRDPLLRLSRFFDNGSIELLHERDRSGVLAAGGTVNGVRTIAFATDGTVMGGAMGLEGCTHIVNAYDTAIEEQSPIVGIWHSGGARLAEGVKALHAVGLVFEAMIRASGYVPQISVVVGFAAGGAAYGPALTDVVIMAPEGRVFVTGPDVVRSVTGEDVDMASLGGPDTHHKKSGVCHIVADGEDDAYERGRRLIGLFCQQGHFDRSKAEADETDLHALLPESPRRAYDVHPLVTALLDHDVPFDEFQAKWAPSMVVGLGRLSGRSVGVLANNPLRLGGCLNSESAEKAARFVRLCDAFGIPLIVIVDVPGYLPGVDQEWGGVVRRGAKLLHAFGEATVPRVTLVTRKIYGGAYIAMNSRSLGATKVFAWPDAEVAVMGAKAAVGILHKKKLAAAADHERDALHEELAAEHERIAGGVDNAIEIGVVDEKIDPAHTRGKVTEALAEAPARRGRHKNIPL, from the coding sequence ATGACGACACTGGCCCCCGAGGCAATCGACGAATCGCTCGACCCGCGCGACCCGTTGTTGCGGCTGAGCAGGTTCTTCGACAACGGCAGCATCGAGCTGCTGCACGAGCGCGACCGTTCCGGCGTGCTGGCCGCGGGCGGAACCGTCAACGGCGTGCGCACCATCGCATTTGCCACCGACGGCACCGTGATGGGTGGCGCGATGGGGCTCGAGGGCTGCACCCACATCGTCAACGCCTACGACACCGCGATCGAGGAGCAGAGCCCGATCGTGGGCATCTGGCACTCCGGCGGTGCACGACTGGCCGAGGGCGTCAAGGCGCTGCACGCCGTCGGGCTGGTGTTCGAGGCGATGATCCGGGCGTCGGGTTACGTCCCGCAGATCTCGGTGGTCGTCGGATTCGCCGCCGGCGGTGCGGCTTACGGGCCGGCGCTGACCGACGTCGTCATCATGGCGCCCGAGGGCCGCGTGTTCGTCACCGGACCCGACGTGGTTCGCAGCGTCACCGGCGAAGACGTCGACATGGCCTCCCTCGGTGGCCCCGACACCCACCACAAGAAATCCGGCGTGTGCCACATCGTCGCCGACGGCGAGGACGACGCATACGAGCGCGGCCGCCGCTTGATCGGATTGTTCTGCCAGCAGGGACATTTCGACCGCAGCAAGGCCGAGGCCGACGAGACCGACCTGCATGCGCTGCTGCCGGAGTCGCCGCGCCGCGCCTACGACGTGCACCCGCTGGTGACCGCGCTGCTCGACCACGATGTTCCGTTCGACGAGTTCCAGGCCAAGTGGGCGCCGTCGATGGTGGTCGGCCTCGGCCGCTTGTCGGGCCGCTCGGTCGGTGTGCTCGCCAACAACCCGCTGCGCCTCGGCGGCTGCCTGAACTCCGAAAGCGCCGAGAAGGCAGCACGTTTCGTGCGTCTGTGCGACGCCTTCGGCATCCCGCTGATCGTGATCGTCGACGTGCCCGGCTACCTGCCGGGCGTCGACCAGGAATGGGGCGGCGTCGTGCGACGCGGCGCCAAGCTGCTGCACGCCTTCGGTGAGGCCACCGTTCCGCGCGTCACGCTGGTAACGCGAAAGATCTACGGCGGGGCCTACATTGCGATGAACTCGCGGTCGTTGGGCGCCACCAAGGTGTTCGCCTGGCCGGACGCCGAGGTCGCCGTGATGGGCGCGAAGGCGGCCGTCGGCATCCTGCACAAGAAGAAGCTGGCCGCCGCCGCCGACCACGAGCGCGACGCGCTGCACGAGGAGCTCGCCGCCGAGCACGAGCGGATCGCCGGTGGTGTCGACAACGCCATCGAAATCGGTGTCGTCGACGAAAAGATCGACCCCGCCCACACCCGTGGCAAGGTCACCGAGGCGCTCGCCGAGGCACCGGCCCGGCGCGGGCGGCACAAGAACATTCCGCTGTAG
- a CDS encoding SDR family oxidoreductase produces MTNLSGKSAIVAAGAKNLGGLISTSLADKGVNVAVHYNSTSTEADADKTVAAVETAGVKAIKVQGDLTTPANVAALFDAAVDAFGGVDIAINTVGKVLRKPIVDTTEAEYDSMFDINSKAAYFFLQQAGKRLNDGGSVVTIVTALLAAYTDGYSTYAGAKSPVEHFTRAASKEFGVRGISVNNVAPGPMDTPFFYGEETPERVSFHKSQAMDNRLTLIEDIAPLVVFLAGDGHWVTGQTIFANGGYTTR; encoded by the coding sequence ATGACCAACCTCAGCGGAAAGTCGGCGATCGTGGCCGCCGGAGCGAAGAACCTGGGCGGGCTGATCAGCACGAGCCTGGCCGACAAGGGCGTCAACGTCGCGGTGCACTACAACAGCACATCGACCGAGGCCGACGCCGACAAGACCGTCGCCGCCGTAGAAACCGCGGGCGTCAAGGCGATCAAGGTCCAGGGCGACCTGACCACGCCGGCGAACGTCGCCGCGTTGTTCGACGCCGCGGTCGACGCCTTCGGTGGGGTCGACATCGCGATCAACACCGTCGGCAAGGTGCTGCGCAAACCGATCGTCGACACCACCGAGGCCGAGTACGACTCGATGTTCGACATCAACTCCAAGGCCGCGTACTTCTTCCTGCAGCAGGCGGGCAAGCGACTCAACGACGGGGGATCGGTGGTCACCATCGTCACCGCGCTGCTGGCCGCCTACACCGACGGCTACTCCACCTACGCCGGTGCGAAAAGCCCAGTCGAACACTTCACCCGTGCTGCGTCGAAAGAGTTTGGCGTGCGCGGCATTTCGGTGAACAACGTGGCACCCGGCCCAATGGACACGCCGTTCTTCTACGGCGAGGAGACCCCGGAGCGGGTCTCATTCCACAAGTCGCAGGCGATGGACAACCGGCTCACGCTCATCGAGGACATCGCGCCGTTGGTCGTGTTCCTGGCCGGCGACGGCCACTGGGTGACCGGGCAGACCATCTTCGCCAACGGCGGCTACACCACGCGGTGA
- a CDS encoding LysR family transcriptional regulator: protein MRDSPVDDGLSDLRRLRHFIAVVDASGFTRAAAQLHLSQQALSSSVQQLEKQVGATLLLRAGRRITPTPAGQILLEEGRTLLAAARTIAAHTRAAAGEHPDEFVVGHSPAISNVDVYTMLAPAIAALPDTSFTVLQLFPDQLVAAVRDGSVDLGLRRGVVPQESLATGIARYDTLRIAIRGDHRLADRTTLSVADLADETIVLWAPPGASYYSDFLVNVCRRAGFEPRYRISRVQGCPPEVAPLTDDGVAFVTSAPGSAADGAVRVLDLEEPVLVPVQAMWQPHTASAARDAVLTATSPASPPRRR, encoded by the coding sequence ATGCGTGACTCCCCGGTCGATGACGGGCTCTCCGACCTGCGCCGCCTGCGACATTTCATCGCGGTCGTCGACGCGTCCGGCTTCACCCGCGCGGCCGCGCAGTTGCACCTGTCCCAGCAGGCGCTGAGCAGTTCGGTGCAGCAGCTCGAGAAGCAGGTCGGCGCAACGCTGTTGCTGCGGGCCGGCCGCCGCATCACACCGACCCCGGCCGGACAGATCCTGCTCGAAGAGGGTCGCACGTTGCTCGCCGCCGCGCGGACCATCGCGGCGCACACCCGTGCCGCAGCCGGTGAGCACCCCGACGAATTCGTCGTGGGCCACTCCCCGGCGATCAGCAACGTCGACGTCTACACGATGCTGGCACCGGCGATCGCCGCCCTGCCGGACACGTCTTTTACAGTGCTGCAACTCTTTCCGGATCAACTAGTGGCCGCGGTGCGCGACGGCTCCGTCGATCTCGGACTGCGGCGCGGGGTGGTCCCGCAGGAGTCGCTCGCAACCGGGATCGCACGCTACGACACGCTGCGGATCGCCATCCGCGGTGATCATCGCCTCGCCGATCGCACCACGCTGTCGGTCGCCGACCTCGCGGACGAGACCATCGTGCTGTGGGCACCGCCCGGCGCCTCCTACTACAGCGACTTTCTGGTAAATGTCTGTCGGCGTGCGGGTTTCGAGCCGCGATATCGGATCAGCCGGGTACAGGGCTGCCCGCCCGAAGTCGCGCCGCTGACCGACGACGGCGTCGCATTCGTCACCTCGGCCCCGGGTTCGGCGGCCGACGGCGCGGTGCGCGTTCTCGATCTCGAGGAGCCCGTGTTGGTCCCCGTCCAGGCGATGTGGCAGCCGCACACCGCTTCCGCGGCAAGGGATGCGGTCCTGACCGCTACCTCGCCAGCATCTCCTCCGCGACGCCGGTGA
- a CDS encoding glycerol-3-phosphate dehydrogenase/oxidase produces the protein MSAALNAARRTADLTALADGAPTDVVVIGGGITGVGIALDAASRGLRVVLVEKHDLAFGTSRWSSKLVHGGLRYLATGNVGIARRSAVERGILMTRNAPHLVRAMPQLVPLLPSMSRTNRALVRAGFLAGDVLRKTAGTPASVLPGSQRVSAGRAIDLAPVVRRDGLDGGLLAYDGQLIDDARLVTAVARTAAQRGARILTYTSASHATGTSVRLTDERTGESFDIAARAVINATGVWAGEIDGSLKLRPSRGTHLVFDADTFGNPTAALTIPIPGELNRFVFAMPEQLGRIYLGLTDEESPGPIPDVPQPTPGEITFLLDVVNTALGITLDTDDIVGSYAGLRPLIDTGAGSTADVSRDHAVVESSSGVVSVIGGKLTEYRHMAQDVLDRAVALRGLDAGPCQTRDLPLVGAPTNPGSETAPMAGLPESLVLRYGAEAANVLAAATCERPADPAADGIDVTRAEFEYAITHEGALTVDDIVDRRTRIGLVAADRERVTGVAEEMLAR, from the coding sequence ATGTCGGCCGCGCTCAACGCCGCCCGCCGGACCGCCGACCTGACCGCACTGGCGGACGGCGCTCCCACCGACGTGGTCGTGATCGGGGGTGGGATCACCGGCGTCGGCATCGCGCTGGACGCGGCGTCGCGGGGGCTACGAGTCGTGTTGGTAGAGAAGCATGATCTGGCCTTCGGGACCAGCCGGTGGAGCTCCAAACTGGTGCACGGCGGACTGCGCTACCTGGCCACCGGCAACGTCGGAATCGCCCGGCGCAGCGCCGTCGAGCGCGGAATCCTGATGACCCGCAACGCCCCTCACCTGGTTCGGGCCATGCCTCAGCTGGTTCCACTGCTGCCATCGATGAGTCGGACGAACCGGGCGCTGGTCCGCGCCGGGTTTCTCGCCGGCGACGTGCTGCGCAAGACGGCGGGCACGCCCGCATCCGTTTTGCCCGGATCGCAACGGGTTTCGGCGGGTCGGGCGATCGACCTTGCGCCGGTGGTGCGGCGTGACGGACTCGACGGCGGCCTGCTTGCCTACGACGGACAGCTGATCGACGACGCCCGCCTGGTCACAGCCGTCGCGCGGACTGCGGCCCAGCGCGGCGCTCGAATTCTCACCTACACCAGCGCATCTCATGCCACCGGTACCTCGGTGCGGCTGACCGACGAGCGTACCGGCGAATCATTCGACATCGCCGCCCGGGCCGTCATCAACGCCACCGGGGTGTGGGCGGGCGAGATCGATGGCTCGCTGAAGTTGCGGCCGAGCCGCGGTACCCACCTGGTCTTCGACGCCGATACCTTCGGCAACCCCACTGCGGCGCTGACGATTCCGATCCCCGGTGAACTCAACCGTTTCGTTTTCGCGATGCCCGAACAACTCGGCCGCATCTACCTCGGGCTGACCGACGAAGAGTCGCCGGGGCCGATTCCCGATGTGCCGCAACCCACGCCGGGCGAGATCACCTTCCTGCTCGACGTGGTGAACACCGCGCTGGGCATCACGCTGGACACCGACGACATCGTCGGCTCGTACGCGGGGCTGCGGCCGCTGATCGACACGGGCGCCGGAAGCACGGCCGACGTCTCCCGCGACCACGCCGTCGTCGAATCATCGTCCGGCGTCGTCAGCGTCATCGGCGGCAAGCTCACCGAATACCGGCACATGGCGCAGGATGTGCTCGACCGCGCCGTTGCGTTGCGCGGCCTCGATGCGGGGCCGTGCCAGACCCGCGACCTGCCGTTGGTCGGCGCACCGACGAACCCGGGATCGGAGACGGCCCCGATGGCCGGCCTCCCCGAATCGCTGGTGCTGCGCTACGGCGCCGAGGCGGCCAACGTGCTGGCCGCCGCCACCTGCGAACGGCCCGCCGACCCGGCGGCCGACGGAATCGACGTCACCCGAGCCGAATTCGAATACGCCATCACCCACGAGGGCGCGCTGACCGTCGATGACATCGTCGACCGGCGTACCCGCATCGGCCTGGTCGCCGCCGATCGCGAGCGCGTCACCGGCGTCGCGGAGGAGATGCTGGCGAGGTAG
- a CDS encoding TetR/AcrR family transcriptional regulator, with protein sequence MLSISNASVDDRILASAASCVVDFGVERVTLAEVARRAGVSRPTVYRRWPDTRSVLAALLTSHITETVAEVPVRGRGRPAIVERVVAVAERLRGDALVMAVLSSELALVYISQRLGSSQQMLIDALAKDLRSAQYDGSVRAGDARQMAAMVLLITQSTIQSAQIVRPILDADALAEELAYSLNGYLA encoded by the coding sequence ATGCTGTCAATCAGTAACGCATCGGTGGACGACCGCATCCTGGCGTCCGCCGCCAGTTGCGTCGTCGATTTCGGCGTCGAGAGGGTGACGCTGGCCGAGGTCGCCCGGCGGGCTGGGGTGAGCCGTCCGACGGTGTATCGCCGCTGGCCAGATACCCGATCGGTATTGGCCGCGTTGTTGACCAGCCACATCACCGAGACCGTGGCCGAGGTGCCGGTGCGGGGCCGCGGACGCCCCGCGATCGTCGAGCGGGTGGTGGCGGTGGCCGAGCGGTTGCGGGGCGACGCGCTGGTGATGGCGGTGCTGAGCTCGGAACTCGCACTGGTCTACATCTCGCAGCGGCTGGGCAGCAGCCAGCAGATGCTGATCGACGCGCTGGCCAAGGATCTGCGGTCGGCACAGTACGACGGCAGCGTGCGCGCCGGCGACGCGCGGCAGATGGCGGCGATGGTCCTGCTGATCACGCAGTCGACCATCCAGTCGGCCCAGATCGTCCGGCCGATCCTCGACGCCGACGCTCTCGCCGAAGAGCTGGCCTACTCGTTGAACGGATACCTGGCGTGA
- a CDS encoding FAD-binding oxidoreductase: MKWNAWGDPEHAKPLSEGIRALLAQALGVTGSTEAELQADQVRLRPSALTPDDRDALAAIVGQDHCRVDDRDRLLRAGGKSTLDLLRRKDPGEQDAPDAVLLPGTDEEVAAILQYCSQHGIAVVPFGGGTSVVGGLDPIRGAFAAAVSLDLRRFDQLLDFDDVSGEAVFGAGVTGPMAEKLLGVHDFSLGHFPQSFEFASLGGYAATRSSGQDSAGYGRFDDMIRGLRVITPAGTLDLGRAPQSAAGPDLRELVIGSEGVFGVITRVRVRVHPTPQATRYEAWSFPDFATGATALRAVTQAGAGPTVIRLSDEAETGVNLATTESIGDSQITGGCLAITVFEGTPEHADSRHAETRALMAAHGGTSLGEEPAKAWERGRFGAPYLRDALLANGALCETLETATDWSNVPALKAAVTEALTTALAETGTPALVLCHISHVYATGASLYFTVVAGQRGNPIEQWRAAKTAASNAIVATGATITHHHAVGADHRPWMADEVGDLGVQVLRAVKATLDPAGILNPGKLIP, from the coding sequence ATGAAGTGGAATGCCTGGGGCGATCCCGAGCACGCCAAGCCGCTGTCGGAGGGCATCCGTGCATTGCTGGCCCAAGCCCTGGGTGTCACCGGGTCAACGGAGGCCGAACTACAGGCCGACCAGGTGCGCCTTCGACCATCGGCGTTGACGCCCGACGATCGCGATGCCCTGGCCGCGATCGTCGGGCAAGACCATTGCCGGGTCGACGACCGGGATCGTCTGCTACGGGCCGGTGGCAAGTCCACGCTGGACCTGTTGCGGCGCAAAGACCCCGGCGAGCAGGACGCTCCCGACGCGGTGCTGCTGCCAGGTACCGACGAGGAGGTGGCCGCGATCCTGCAGTACTGCTCGCAGCACGGCATCGCCGTCGTCCCGTTCGGCGGCGGCACCAGTGTGGTCGGCGGCCTCGACCCGATCCGCGGGGCATTCGCCGCGGCGGTGTCGCTGGATCTGCGGCGCTTCGACCAACTGCTGGACTTCGACGACGTGTCCGGCGAGGCCGTGTTCGGCGCCGGCGTCACCGGACCGATGGCCGAGAAACTGCTTGGAGTGCACGACTTTTCGCTGGGCCACTTCCCGCAGAGTTTCGAGTTCGCCAGCCTGGGCGGCTACGCCGCGACCCGCTCGTCCGGGCAGGACTCGGCCGGCTATGGCCGCTTCGACGACATGATCCGCGGCCTGCGGGTCATCACGCCCGCCGGGACGCTGGACCTCGGCCGCGCCCCACAGTCGGCGGCCGGCCCGGATCTACGGGAGTTGGTCATCGGGTCGGAGGGCGTATTCGGCGTCATCACCCGGGTGCGGGTGCGCGTCCACCCCACGCCGCAGGCCACCCGCTACGAGGCCTGGTCGTTTCCCGACTTCGCCACTGGCGCAACGGCGTTGCGCGCCGTGACGCAGGCCGGCGCCGGGCCGACGGTGATCCGGCTGTCCGACGAGGCCGAGACCGGGGTCAACCTGGCCACCACCGAGTCAATCGGCGACTCGCAGATCACCGGCGGATGTCTGGCGATCACCGTCTTCGAGGGCACGCCCGAGCATGCCGACAGTCGGCACGCCGAAACCCGGGCACTGATGGCCGCCCACGGCGGTACGTCGCTCGGCGAGGAACCCGCCAAGGCTTGGGAGCGTGGACGTTTCGGCGCGCCGTACCTGCGCGACGCCCTGCTGGCCAACGGCGCGCTGTGCGAGACCCTCGAGACGGCCACCGACTGGTCGAACGTCCCGGCGCTCAAGGCCGCCGTCACCGAGGCGCTGACCACCGCGCTCGCCGAAACCGGCACGCCGGCGTTGGTGCTGTGCCACATTTCGCATGTGTATGCCACCGGCGCCTCGCTGTACTTCACCGTCGTCGCGGGTCAGCGCGGCAACCCGATCGAGCAGTGGCGCGCGGCCAAGACCGCCGCGAGCAACGCGATCGTCGCGACCGGCGCGACTATCACCCATCACCACGCGGTCGGCGCCGACCACCGGCCGTGGATGGCCGACGAGGTCGGCGACCTGGGTGTGCAGGTGTTGCGCGCGGTCAAGGCGACACTCGATCCCGCGGGAATCCTCAACCCGGGCAAGCTGATCCCGTGA
- a CDS encoding diacylglycerol kinase codes for MTERQIGRVTVLTNPASGHGNAPHAAEKAITRLQQRGIDVTAIVGKDADHARRLLDEAVDTGTDALVVVGGDGVITDALQALAHSDIPLGIVPAGTGNDHAREFGLPTKDPAAAADIVADGWTETIDLGKIEDRGGAVKYFGTVAAAGFDSLVTDRANRMRWPRGRMRYNLAMLAELSQLRLLPFRLVLDGRDEIVADLTLTAFGNTRSYGGGMLVCPNADPTDGLLDITMVNSASRTRLIRLFPTVYKGTHIHLDEVTTARVRTVDVDSPGINAYADGDFACALPAQISAVPGALRVLRRLSDCGDPLRA; via the coding sequence GTGACCGAGCGCCAGATTGGCCGGGTGACCGTGCTGACCAATCCGGCGTCGGGGCACGGCAACGCGCCGCACGCCGCCGAGAAGGCGATCACCCGGCTACAGCAGCGCGGCATCGACGTCACTGCCATCGTCGGCAAAGACGCCGACCACGCCCGCCGTCTGCTGGACGAGGCGGTCGACACGGGGACCGATGCATTGGTGGTCGTCGGCGGCGACGGGGTGATCACCGACGCGCTGCAGGCCTTGGCGCACAGCGATATTCCGCTCGGTATCGTTCCAGCCGGCACCGGCAACGATCACGCGCGCGAATTCGGCCTGCCGACAAAGGATCCGGCGGCCGCCGCGGACATCGTCGCCGACGGCTGGACCGAGACGATCGATCTGGGCAAGATCGAGGACCGCGGCGGGGCCGTCAAGTATTTCGGCACCGTGGCCGCTGCGGGATTCGACTCGCTGGTCACCGACCGGGCCAACCGGATGCGCTGGCCGCGCGGGCGAATGCGCTACAACCTCGCGATGCTCGCCGAGCTGTCGCAGTTGCGACTGTTGCCGTTCCGGCTCGTGCTCGACGGCCGCGACGAGATCGTCGCCGACCTCACGCTCACGGCCTTCGGTAACACCCGCAGCTATGGCGGCGGAATGCTGGTGTGCCCCAACGCGGATCCAACCGACGGACTGCTCGACATCACCATGGTCAATTCCGCGTCGCGGACGCGGCTGATCCGGCTGTTCCCCACCGTCTACAAGGGCACCCATATCCACCTGGACGAGGTGACCACCGCGCGGGTCCGGACCGTCGACGTCGACTCACCGGGCATCAACGCCTACGCCGACGGCGATTTCGCGTGCGCGCTGCCCGCGCAGATCTCGGCGGTGCCGGGCGCGCTGAGAGTGTTGCGACGGCTTAGCGATTGTGGTGACCCGCTGCGCGCGTAA
- a CDS encoding DUF3145 domain-containing protein, with the protein MRASNQFADVTTGVVYVHASPAAVCPHVEWALSSTLASKANLRWTPQPAMPGQLRAVVNWVGPVGTGARLASALRSWTVLRFEVTEDPSTGVDGHRFCHTPQLGLWNGPMSANGDVMIGEMRLRSMMAAGADALAAELDSALGTAWDEALEAYRDGGEGAEVSWLNRGVG; encoded by the coding sequence ATGCGTGCGTCGAACCAGTTCGCTGATGTGACGACAGGCGTGGTCTACGTCCATGCCTCGCCCGCCGCGGTATGCCCGCATGTGGAGTGGGCATTGTCGTCGACGCTGGCATCGAAAGCCAATCTCAGGTGGACCCCGCAACCGGCCATGCCGGGACAGCTGCGTGCGGTCGTCAACTGGGTCGGGCCGGTGGGCACCGGCGCCCGGTTGGCCAGCGCCCTGCGCTCCTGGACGGTGTTGCGGTTCGAGGTGACCGAAGACCCCAGTACCGGCGTCGACGGGCACCGGTTCTGCCACACGCCCCAACTGGGCCTGTGGAACGGCCCGATGAGCGCCAACGGTGACGTGATGATCGGCGAGATGCGGCTGCGCTCGATGATGGCCGCCGGCGCCGACGCGCTGGCCGCCGAGCTGGATTCGGCGCTCGGCACCGCGTGGGACGAGGCGCTCGAGGCCTATCGTGACGGGGGCGAGGGCGCCGAGGTGTCGTGGCTCAACCGCGGGGTCGGGTAG
- a CDS encoding serine hydrolase domain-containing protein, whose amino-acid sequence MPALDLLGDWPVPNAAAAVVGADGVLATHGDTAREFVLASVTKPLVARAAQVAIEEGAVELDTEAGPPGSTVRHLLAHASGLAMLDGKVLARPGTRRMYSNFGFAVLAQTVQEAAGIEFGRYLSEAVLEPLGMAATRLDGGARTAGYGAISTVADIAAFAADLLAPATVSPQMHADATAVQFPGLNGVLPGYGVQRPNDWGLGFEIRDAKTPHWTGARNSPGTFGHFGQSGTLIWADPVAGLALVVLTDRDFGDWALPLWPAISDNVLSTYNSH is encoded by the coding sequence ATGCCCGCACTCGACCTACTCGGCGACTGGCCGGTGCCGAATGCGGCCGCCGCGGTGGTCGGGGCCGACGGAGTGTTGGCCACCCACGGCGACACCGCACGGGAGTTCGTCCTCGCGTCGGTGACGAAGCCTCTGGTGGCCCGCGCGGCACAGGTCGCCATCGAGGAAGGCGCGGTCGAGCTGGACACCGAGGCCGGCCCGCCCGGATCGACCGTCCGGCATCTTCTCGCGCACGCCTCGGGGTTGGCGATGCTCGACGGGAAGGTGCTGGCCCGGCCCGGCACCCGGCGGATGTATTCGAACTTCGGGTTCGCCGTGCTCGCTCAGACCGTGCAGGAAGCGGCGGGCATCGAGTTCGGCCGCTACCTCAGCGAGGCGGTGCTGGAACCGCTCGGGATGGCCGCCACTCGCCTCGACGGGGGCGCGCGGACCGCGGGCTACGGCGCGATCTCGACGGTCGCCGATATCGCCGCGTTCGCCGCCGACCTGCTCGCGCCGGCCACGGTGTCGCCGCAGATGCACGCCGACGCGACCGCGGTCCAATTTCCCGGCCTGAACGGTGTCCTGCCTGGCTACGGCGTGCAACGACCGAACGACTGGGGCCTGGGTTTCGAGATCCGCGACGCGAAGACCCCGCACTGGACGGGGGCGCGGAATTCGCCCGGCACCTTCGGCCATTTCGGTCAGTCTGGCACCCTGATCTGGGCAGATCCGGTTGCCGGGTTGGCGCTGGTGGTCCTCACCGACCGCGATTTCGGGGACTGGGCACTCCCGCTGTGGCCGGCCATTTCTGACAATGTGCTGAGCACCTACAACTCGCACTAG
- a CDS encoding S-(hydroxymethyl)mycothiol dehydrogenase, whose protein sequence is MSQTVRGVISRKKGDPVEVVDIVIPDPGPGEVVVDITACGVCHTDLTYREGGINDEYPFLLGHEAAGTVESVGPGVTAVEPGDFVVLNWRAVCGQCRACKRGRPHLCFDTFNAEQKMTLTDGTELTPALGIGAFADKTLVAAGQCTKVNPDADPAVAGLLGCGVMAGLGAAINTGAVTRDDTVAVIGCGGVGDAAIAGAALVGAKRIIAIDTDDTKLEWARKFGATHTVNARELDVIKTVQDLTDGFGANVVIDAVGRPETWKQAFYARDLAGTVVLVGVPTPDMTLEMPLVDFFSHGGSLKSSWYGDCLPERDFPTLVDLYLQGRLPLEKFVSERIALDDVEEAFHKMHDGKVLRSVVIL, encoded by the coding sequence ATGAGCCAGACAGTGCGTGGAGTGATCTCGCGGAAGAAGGGCGACCCCGTCGAGGTGGTCGACATCGTGATCCCCGACCCGGGGCCCGGTGAGGTCGTCGTCGACATCACCGCGTGCGGGGTCTGCCACACCGACCTGACCTACCGCGAGGGCGGCATCAACGACGAGTACCCCTTCCTGCTCGGCCACGAGGCCGCCGGCACCGTCGAATCCGTAGGCCCCGGCGTAACCGCCGTCGAGCCAGGCGATTTCGTCGTGCTGAACTGGCGGGCCGTCTGCGGCCAATGCCGGGCCTGCAAGCGCGGTCGCCCGCACCTGTGCTTCGACACTTTCAACGCCGAGCAGAAGATGACGCTCACCGACGGCACCGAGCTCACCCCAGCGCTGGGCATCGGCGCCTTCGCCGACAAGACACTGGTGGCCGCCGGGCAATGCACCAAGGTCAATCCCGACGCCGACCCGGCGGTCGCCGGCCTGCTCGGCTGCGGCGTGATGGCCGGCCTCGGCGCGGCGATCAACACCGGCGCGGTCACCCGTGACGACACCGTCGCGGTCATCGGCTGCGGCGGCGTCGGCGACGCGGCGATCGCCGGCGCGGCCCTCGTCGGCGCCAAACGGATCATCGCGATCGACACCGACGACACCAAGCTGGAGTGGGCCCGCAAGTTCGGGGCCACCCACACCGTCAACGCCCGTGAACTCGACGTCATCAAGACCGTCCAGGACCTCACCGACGGTTTCGGCGCCAACGTGGTCATCGATGCGGTGGGGCGGCCGGAGACCTGGAAGCAGGCGTTCTACGCCCGCGACCTCGCCGGAACCGTTGTGCTGGTGGGTGTTCCGACGCCCGACATGACACTGGAGATGCCGCTCGTCGACTTCTTCTCCCACGGCGGATCGCTGAAGTCGTCGTGGTACGGCGATTGCCTACCCGAACGCGACTTCCCCACCCTCGTCGATCTTTATCTGCAGGGCCGTCTTCCCCTGGAGAAGTTCGTCTCCGAACGCATCGCCCTCGACGACGTCGAAGAGGCCTTCCACAAGATGCACGACGGCAAGGTGCTGCGTTCGGTGGTGATCCTGTAA